One part of the Pogoniulus pusillus isolate bPogPus1 chromosome 34, bPogPus1.pri, whole genome shotgun sequence genome encodes these proteins:
- the VXN gene encoding vexin yields the protein MHQIYSCSDENLEVFTTVISSKTCSPARRRAKGTQHFLTKSVVAISDHRPQRAEQLQPQGELLQALYSDDEVRGLGHLQSGQRGPCPTKVGLAEREPARFCNHLLDGKSSSPPSPVARITARAAAGRGSPGGHNSSTQEHRQHWRKTAEYDLTLPPAAEASLPLTGGSLCGTPSLLRKLWIKHKKKSEYLGATNSAFEAD from the exons ATGCACCAGATTTACAGCTGCAGCGACGAGAACTTGGAGGTTTTCACCACCGTCATTTCATCCAAAA CCTGTAGCCCTGCCCGCAGACGAGCCAAAGGCACTCAGCACTTCCTGACCAAGAGT GTCGTGGCCATATCAGACCACCGGCCGCAgcgagcagagcagctgcagccccagggtgAGCTCCTGCAGGCGCTGTACAGTGACGATGAGGTGCGAGGCTTGGGGCACCTGCAGAGCGGGCAGAGGGGGCCCTGTCCCACCAAGG TGGGACTTGCCGAACGAGAGCCAGCCAGATTCTGCAACCACCTGTTGGATGGAAAGTCTTCA TCCCCACCATCACCAGTTGCCCGTATCACAgcgagagcagcagctggcagaggctcaCCTGGAGGCCACAACTCTTCTACACAAGA gcacaggcagcactggAGGAAGACAGCAGAGTATGACCTGACCCTGCCccctgcagcagaagcctctCTGCCGCTGACGGGAGGCAGCCTGTGTGGCACCCCCAGCCTGCTCAGGAAGCTCTGGATCAAGCACAAGAAGAAGTCAGAGTACCTGGGGGCAACAAACAGTGCCTTTGAGGCAGACTGA